The segment AATTTAATACAACATATTTGGAATGGCTTGTTCTTAAAATGCATGCAGTAACATTTAGATGGATGTACAcgtattatgaaattaaaaaaaaactttttcacaacaattacaacacattttttaaGTATGAAGAAGACCATTTCCTTCTCTGACTTATATTTGATGTTTCATAGATAAGCTCCCTACCTTGGACCTGACCATCTTCCCTATGCTGTCCCTGATAATGGAGTCAGTAGCTGTCAATTTCTGGGCGATTTCCTGGTGCATCTGTTCCTTCACAGGCTCCAATATCCTTGTAACACCTGAAATATGATCAAGACCACGTACACACAGGTTTATTTTGACATCCAGGAGTTCCTAATATCAGCTTTGAACATATACTCCAGAACAAAAGAGAGCCAATAAACGTAGATACAGACTTGTGAGTGTACTCGAGCATACTAAACACTTTGTGTTGATAAGCAGCTCATTCAGTTATACAGTACATACTAGGTAGGATGGTATTGGCCATCTCCTGGCGCACTTGTTTCTCCATGTTACTGGCCACAGCATTGTTCATGGTCTGTATCAAGATCTGCTGCAGTCTGTCCTGCCTCTGTTTATCTCTCTGCTCCGACTGCTGTATTAGTTCCCTAACTCTTTGATCTAAAATCTcactaagaaaatatcacaatgAAAAGATTCTCCCAAGTTCTCTCCTATTTTTCTTTGAGTACAGAGGCTTGTTCAGCAGAGTGGGTCATTAGTGAACCGAAATTCCCTATCTATATCACACAAACTGTGAACACCAGTCCCAACAATGTTGAACAAGCCTCAGCTAAACATTACTCCCAATATTAAGTAAACTCTGTGGTATATAAATCCATGACAAGGATACTCTCTTTCTGTGTGTGCTGTGTGAACATTCTCTCGACCCGTGAGGTGACAATGCCCTCCAGTTTGCCCAGGTGTTCCTCTATGTTCTGAGGCTGTTGAGGTACCACGTCGCTCTCTATCTGCTGTCGGTGAAACTCCTGTTGCTCGACTAGCTGGTACTGTAGGGACTCGATCTTAGAGTTCTGGGCCTCCAGCACCGCCAATATACTCTGGATGTTCTCATTCAGCTGGATAAACACACAAACAGAAATGTGCAAAAGATACTCTATCAGATAGCATTATACAACATAAAGTTAGACACTGTTATAGCAAAGCACTAGTACTGGGAACAAGTGATCTTAATTctttgtaaaaatgatttactAAGTTCCAAGAACAAGCAATTTTGATTTGTAatcaataatttcataaaacatttctAAGATTAGGGAAGTGAGACTGACTATTCGTAATAAGCATGTTCTCTGTAACTGTGTTTAATTATACATGCATAAAATCGATGCAAATTATTGGAATATAATATGATGGACACTACAGATTCCtaattaacgaggccgagtacagaacgagtacgcacgctttcgcgcagcgtttcatttgtattgtgacgtcatctttttgctttgttgacgccatggcggaatagtttcaactgcagatattcagcgaaatttgttgaaaatagctcgtttgatgtgtaaaattgatattatattgtggaataaacataaatgtctcgaagtataagctatatttgggctcgggtcgaaaacgtgaagagggttcagcaagcctaaccctctgtcacgttttcttaacccgcctaaatatcgcttaattcatttatttcaagacattaaccatgtattttatattaattacccttaatatgtgatgttatatatttatttattacttaaatatgtcttaatgttttaataatacaataaagatcaccatttccgtctttataaatataaaatagccattatctgacaaactgggaaattgggcgtacaaaaaataactttgataagacccctggaacaaaccaggaggtaaaaggttttttttatttgacaatttgatgccttttagcaataactttaatatgtagaacagaaaaagaaatccctagggcagaagttcaaaaaatgtgcaaatttggtacatttcaagcaaaatcccatagggtcctatgttaaaaattaacaaactttgagatgaccccttaaacaaacggtgtggtaaatgtcttatttttttatcttaaaataataattatatcagtagaaattcttgtaaaaaatttcattcaaaaatctagggcagaacaaattagacccggcctcgttaaatgcaaggaattaataATCTGATACAATAAAGTGAAGCAAatcttgcagattttaaaatcttcctaTTATTTTACAGACTGATGTAAACGAAAATAAAATATGGTAAAAATTTAACGttcgcaattttatattttcgcaatttgatgcaaaaccgCATAATTGTGGAATTATGTACTCAAGTAAAATAAAGATTATACAGTACATTTTGCATTACTTACAGCATTAATGGCATCTTTGTCCACATTTTCTCTTATAACTTCTCTGGTGTGAATCTCTTTGATGATTTCCctgatttgataaaaatcaaaatacatgtcattcaatacaagattaaaatttatgaattttctcTTTCTAAGCCCAATATCAAAGGAGGAAACAGTGACCCAGTGCTAGAAATCAATGAATCTGTTGAACCTTaagaaagatgttaaaaaacatatgtacatgaCTGCTGTACCTAGCTTTGGCAACTGGAATAGCAACTGGTGCTTCTTTGGGACTACAAGATAAAAAATTTCAGACAAATTTACAACATCTCATCACAATCAATCATAAACACCATACACCATTCAGCTACATAATGTGCAGGCTTTACCTCTGTAATTCTTCACTTGCTTCCTCTATTTGTTCCTCAATCTCTTCACTACTTCCTTCCTGTAAGTTATCCATATCATTGCCTGCCTCTTCATCTTTGTCATAGTTCTCTGCCTTGGAttcttcttcctcttcttcCACTTGAACATCGTCATCTTCGGTGTAAACTTCTCTACACAAACATAAAAACGAATTATGTTAATTCTACATTCAGAAGTTGATTCATTTTTGTGTCCATTTATTTGTGGAAATCTTACAGAAAACCTGATGTCTACATATACAGCATGTTAAGGGTCTGACAAGTTGCTGTAAAAGTAGTTATTTACGCGTGGGGGAAATTTACACTAGGTATGCAGTAAGCTAAAATCTGCATAAATAACTCCCGCATGTATGGTAAATATTGGCGCATTTCATACCCACAGGTATTGTTTGACCATAGAAAACACATATTTACCACCGGCATAAATATCCATTTTTACAGTATCTAGATATTCTGTATCTTACTCATTCTGTATGTCCTCCATCTCCTGAGTCTCAGTTCTGACATCAGGTGGCTTAGGCCAGGAGGTGGGCATCGGATCCGATTCCATGTCACCACTGTGTTCCTCAAAGGGCTGTGTGCTTTGTGGGCCATCCTGTTTGGTAATGTAACAAAAAACTTCATAACTTCTCCATTAATTCAGTTTACTCTACAACTTTTCATTCCATCAATACATTCGActttctatgtaaaaaattgttttttcatccACACGTACAGGCTAGCTAGCATTGCACACCACCTACCTCCAAGCTTTCTTCTACTTCCTCCTCCTCCTCAACCTCTTCTTTGTAGGACTCCCCTAAAACTTCAGCCACTTCCTCGTCATTTTCATCATATGACTCCTTCATTGTGGACAATTTTTGTGCTCCCAACTGACCTACCTCGAACCCTGTGGTGCTGCTAGTGTTTTCTATGGATTGCCTGGTTGATGAGTCGGTACTGTTCAGGGTCTGTCCCAAGCTCTGTCGAGTGCTATCAAACAAATCGTCCACACACACTTTCTGTAAAGCAGAGGGCTTATCCTCTGTGGTGATTTCGGCTATACTAGTCAGACTTTCTCCAGTCGGGGGGAGTTTGGTTGGAGTCAGATCGTGTGAGTATCTTCCAGATAAGGGGTCCTCCTTCTCTGTTGGGGTCTGGGTAATCGTACTTCCCTCAGACAAGACTGACTGATCCCCAGAGCTGTGGGGGGAGAACATTTCTTCATTCAGTCCTGTGACTTGGGTGAGGCTACTGGTGCTTGATCCACTGGCTCTTACAGGATCAGTGGAGGACAGATCTTTTCTGAAAATACAGAAAGTTGTGTACTGCAATTACAATAGGTAGAATCAAATTTACTAAGAACTGTATATAAGCCTTCATCTGGATACCAAAAGAGAGCACTATTTGAAACATCATAATTGAAGAACTTGTAGTAAACTTCATTTCAAAGTTGACATAACATGATTCAACAAATCAATGCCGTTTCAAGATAACCAAGAGAGAGCACTGTTTGAAACCATGGTTAAAGCCTAAAGTatacaatataaacaaaacatatatcGATAATCCAGTACCAAATCACATCATTTACAAATTAGGATAATCAAGTAGACTACCTTGGACTGGTGGTAGAGAAAGCTTCAGGGGTGAGTAGGACAGGCTGTTCCTGCTGTAGAGACGTGTTGTTGTCTATCCGACTGCTGTCCAGACTAAAGCTCATGTCAGACAAGGCATCCTGGAGTCCTGTGGAGTAATACAAAGGAAAGTACACTAAACACATAGCAAACACTTCACCCTATCAAAGTTACAGAGTTTACACTATATACATAGCAAATCTTTCACTCTTCGTTATACATGATACATGCAGGTACAGTACATTTAAAGAAACATGATGATTTATTGAATTATATTGTACAGGATCTGAATCAGGTGGGAGGATATGATTGACATAAagctttttaaaagttattacaATACGTTATGGGGAATCTGAAGTGGATAAAGAGAAATAAAGAATGTATAAATATGAAAAGATATCAATTTggacaaataaagaaaataggTTCTTAAATGCTACATTAATGCATCAAATTCATTTAGCGCTTTGCATTGGAGTAAAACTTTTTCAAACCATACACATATTCAGAAAAATCAAGTTAAAGTCTCCCTGAAACAAATggtgatacatgtaccagtaagtAAATATGTCCCACTTTATGAGAAAGTTTTGGCCACAGTGCACATATTTTGTACATGACAAAGGGATTGGAAAATCAATGGGGGATAACAGAATTACAGAGATCCACATTTATTTTGGGAAATTGACACTGTGAAAGGAAGAAACcaaatatatatacagtgtacatgtatgccaCAGATGCTGATACAGGTGTTGAGCTACACAATGACTGGGACAAATAACAGTGGAAGGGCAACATTCATCACACATCTTTGGACTTCCTAAAACCCTGTCACCCACACAAAACATGACATGGTACAAATCTCATGATGAAATAAGTTACTAAATTTCAAGTATTAAAACTTAATTTCTTTATAGCTTAGCCATCTGTATTGATGTATAATTTTTagaacaaatatacatgtattttgctatAATATTTCGTGTGCAGCACTACATTAACATAAATCAACAAGAGCACGCTTTACCCTTCTTCTTTCGTCCTTTATAGGAAATGAAAAGCAAGAATGGTTTGGAAAACATTGGAAATTCACAAAGGTAAAGAAAAGTTaatataaagacaaaaaacaaggatgaacaaaataaaaactttatgaaaattattcattatGAAGTAAACCATATAGATTTACAAGAATAAAATGAGGACAAAGATGACAATGAAATGACAATAGGATTGTATCATCTGAATGGAGTGGACAGTGGTCAGACCGTGAATACCTGTCTTACCTGTGTCATCGTGTGATATGGTGCTCACTGATGGGGTGGCCGCGGGGGGAGCAGTGGACTCTGGACGGAATCGTATCAGCAACTCCTGCAGGGCTCTAAGAAAAGGGACAGGTACATTGTACTTGTAAACATGCCAATATATCCTTCGACTTTGATACACATAGGTATCAGTATACATTAAATCTATCAAAAATCTCTACTTTTAAACATATGTATGTTGTTTCatgaaattattcattttgtaaattgtAGTTCAGAAATAAAGAAGTCAACATGATTGTCAAAAGATATTCTATCTGTCAGGTATTAAAACATCAACTTTGCAATaagtttcttcttttttttttagagtggTCCCTGCTAAGAAGATGGACGTGTAATAATAAGTTAGCTTCGTACTTGGGGTGGACAGTGTAGAGCTTGATCTGTATCCCCGAGGCcgtgggcacttcctgtttgtgtTCCGAGTCCTCTCCTCCTTCCTCCCGGTCCAACTCACCTATAGCAAAACAATCAATACTTAGTGAGTAAAATACTGCACAGAATGAATAACGTGTCCTTTAATTTGAGCATGTTGAATGAAAAACAAGCATTAAgagttaaaattttttaattcacaGTACATGCCTATAGATTAAAATACACATTACTGTACAACTTTCATTCATGTGCGAAAAATTTTCACAAGGTTTGCAAGAGACCATCATGAACATTTCTTGCCATGAATAAGTCCTTGTCTTTTGGCTGTTATAACAACATTAGTCTGGATAAGACTTGGCCATGAACATTAGTTGTCACGAATCAGTTTATTGGaagtaaatcgcgaaataaaaatgttgcaattaaaagttggtttacagtaacccctctgagagatagaaatgaaattgaaatgcaagaaaacaaaataagttTGACAacctgtatattgatagattagAACTacactgtatgtacatgtgAATTCGTgataaaatgtgtaaataaGTCATACCAGTTGTAATATCGTCCAAATGAGACTCTTCCGTGAcctttttgaactttttcttgCTGGCGTCTAGAATGGCAAAGCTCAGGCAAGTCTGAGCCAGCAGGAACTCAGACACAGAGCTTACATGGGCCGTGTTTGCTGCTGAATCTTGGTGAATTTGTAAAACATACAGCACCTGTAGGAAAAAGCACTTAAAATGTTAACACGAGAAGAACAAAACTAAAGAAAGGATCTTATTTAATATAACTACAGTGCCAAAAATGCTACTATCAAACTGATGAGTGGCTAGAGTAAATACTGTTATATTACATAGAAGTCTTTTAAATATTACCTGTCTTTTAATGTCAGAAAGCACTAAGTACTTAGCACTCAAATCCAGTCCAGCTTTCATGCAGGGTTCTGCACTGAAGTTTGTGGGGAGATCTGGGGGACACATGAACCTGCAAGTAATCATTCAAGATAAACCCACATTGGATGCCTTTTCActgaacttcaatttttttaacatcttcAAAAATTGTACCCAATGAATTTACACAATTCCACAATATCTGAgcagtttgatgaaaccatctCTCAATCTGAGCCTACCTTAAAGTTTGGAGACACACCCAAGACTCACAGCTCCAGATTTTGATTTCCTGATTGTTACAGGCACCGGTCACAGCAAACCTCCAGAACTGAGTACTACAGGTAGAGAGCAGATATTCACTGCATTTGCAAACATCATTAAGCACTGTGATTCTGTCTGCAGTGCTTTTTTGTTAATTGTTGATGTTACATGATTTTGgtgaatttttttgttctttatgCAGTTTTCATTCTTTTAATTTCCATAAATTTTACTGGTTTAGTTTGTCATTGGCAAAATTTTGTTGGATACTTCCATACTTACTCTGCACTAGAATTCCTATGATCATCCAGGAAGAACAAGGAGGACAACGGTTTCCCATCATGGGGCTTCCACTGGTGTAGGCATCTAATGAGGAAAAACATAAAGGAATGTCTACATAGTTTCTACAGTTCTTACTCATACAACATTTCTATCACATACTCGTAACTccctttaattaaaaaaatttaatactaccaaaaagaaatgtatttgtacatgtacatgtctctCCGACTGCTGTCCCTGATTATgcaaaaaagacaaaataacCAATTTTCTTTTCTATGCTTACAATGCTTATGTATGTGTATATGCATTGTTCAATACCAGTACTCAGCTGCCCAATGCTTTATCTACCTTGGGGAGGTGCTCTCGCTCATGTTGACCTGGAAGAACTTGACTTCTCCGTCCAGACTGGCCGTGGCCAAAGCTGTGCCATCGGGGGAGAAAGCAGCATCCATCACAGCCTACAAAGCAAACCCTTTCTTATAATGCCTACGTCAACCCTCATGAATCATACCAATGCTTAACAAGTCATCAAAGAATGTCGGTGCGTGTTTTTATCAATATGTGATTTACATGAGCTATTTGTTGTAGACTTGCCTTGGTGTGGCTGTCAATTCTGATCAGCCCAAACTCCACTTCATCCACAGACAGGGGTCCACTGCCATGCTCCCTCGTCACCATGTCCACATTCCAGATCTCTGACTACAAACAGTTCACAAATTTTACAGTCTATAAACTAGCATATAAATGTACATCTAAAGCCTCCCTTCAACAAATGTTGCATtatattttccttaaaatactAATGATTCTATTTCTTTTATTGACCAATTAAGGACTTTCAAGGGGCAACCAGATGACTGTAAAATTAGGTAACaataatatgtaaaaacaaataaaaaccaGTACTTcatgtatttatgaaataaaaatgcaaatgttaATCTTATTGTGCAATATGTGCAAGGTTTAGCATAGAATACTTCCTTTTTTATTCACAACACGTTCAAACAAGACTTCTGCTTTTCATACATAAGATGTCCAGATAGATATTAAATAGTACCTTTTCTCCGTGAGTGAGGACCAGGACCCTGGAGGCATCCTGTGTGGAGGACTCTGTCACGGAGCTATCATCACAGTCATCTGGGATGAAGGGACACCAGATGACACGGTGGTACTCCGTAGGAATGGTTCCCCTGGGGCGGGTAATCTTCAGGAGCAGTTGCACTCTTAATTTACTTAAGGACATCATATTCAACATTTATGACAATTAGAAATTTTGAAGTCTCATAGTTTTTATTAACCTAttattatctaaataaaaaacgatGATATGTCTTAagtattcctttttatttctttggcaCCTGAAAACTTATGAACAGGTATCATAAAAAATTAGTAACTACAAATAACAGAAATCTGGTGAAATCATTGACCATGAAgttccatttctttttttaagaaatacatgtatataaattgtaCCTATTGATTTCCAAGTACCATAAAAGCTTTTGGACACTTTGAATCACAACATGCATGAATAGCCTTGTATATGTACAATGAAAAAGTTACATTGCTGATAGGCTCCTCAAAATTTCAAAGACCTagagaaattgtttttataaatctCTTTCCATCCCATTTGTTAAATTTCTATTAGAAATTCAGTGTGTTGCAAGCTAgtatgaacttttttttcaacaatgaaaGATCACAGCATATTGAGTACTGTGGGATAACGTGTACACAATTTTCTATACAAGGATACTGGATCTTTTTGTCATCTCCCTCTCTGACACTGTGAACCAGTAGATTTCCTACTTCATCCACAGCTGCCAGAATTACATCATCTGTGTAAGCGAATGCTATGTCTACCACTTTCCCCGTCAGGTCCTTCAATAACGCCCGCTCCGCTGTCTTCCTATTGATGATTCGAACCACACCTCCAGATTTACCTATTAACAGATTCTTCAGTTTacatacaaaaacattttgttcaacttttattttgatttctaaattTTACTTTAGACAACATTACATGCCTTATCTGACAATAATTGAAAGCATTAGACTTGTATGCGGTAAATGGGAGATTACCTCTCAGTGAATATGCAGCATAGACATTCAGTCTGTGCAGAGTTACCAAATTTCCAATATAATACACTGGTTCCCACTCAAATTTCACTACTGGGGTAGTTTTCacctaaaaatataaataaaagttccATATTTGGGAACTATAGTTTGTTAACTGAAATTTGGGGAGTGTTCCAATTATTTTATAATCTGATGACTTGCTTTTTCCAGCAAAAAACCtctttaaaagtatatatagACAGGTTTTGTTACATAATTAGTTTTCTTAATGGACTCTATTGAGCATCTTTTGATGGGATAATTAAAgtcacaaaataataaaattctaCTCGATCTAGCATTCTGTGAAATTGAATTACTATTAAATGCTGAAATTGGGTTAGCCTGTAAATTAATGCATTGAAAATGCTAAGATTAAGTCCCAAATATTTATAACTAAGTTATACTCTAAATTTAATAGTTAAAGGCATATCCTCTTTCAGCATGATCTTCACCTTATTACTTCCAGTTTTGGCTTGAGAACTTGCTGCTTCATTCGGTTTACTTGTGATTATTTCTACCTCTCTTCCATAAACACTAAAACTGTTGGCTGTATCACTTCCCTGGAGGGTgctacataaaagaaaaaaaaaacaacatgaatTATGTTCATTAATGCAACTCTCTACAAATGATTTCTGTAACAAACGTGTGTTATATTCACAGAGTAAGATgtactttaaaacttaaaaagagTTGGTTTTAATCATGAGAAAAGTTGTACTATtcttgaattattatttttgcttGATACTTAATTGGTCTTGCTTTGACTCTTACATCAACTGTCTGGGCACTGGGTTATCATACATAGTCATCATCAGTTCTGCCAATGTTGGATTTGTTCCATCACCTGACCCAGGGACCTCAGTGCTGAAAAAATCTCTTCATTTATACTTGTCCTATTTAGATTCCatcacttatttttaaaatgccatTAAAACTGTTATTATATCCAAATAGAAAGGTTATAAATAAGACAGGaagtttacttaaataaattaaaaaacatgaaatgaaaattttacctCTCTGTAATGTGATGCAAAGTAGTTCCTTGTGGAATATTCAAACTTCCAGTAGAAAGAACTGTAATAAAACCAAATTACAaggtttttttcaaactttttttgtgGCAATGTGATTAGCAATATAAACGttaaataattatgattattaataataatgaaagtAGGAGTTCAGCTTTCtagaaaaaacatattaataacATTGAAGAATTAAACCTGATGAAACACATTGACATTATAG is part of the Magallana gigas chromosome 3, xbMagGiga1.1, whole genome shotgun sequence genome and harbors:
- the LOC105322464 gene encoding enhancer of mRNA-decapping protein 4 isoform X2 — protein: MDHGDSPASSLQSTGDTGQLLQELLNLQKSNVLSTGSLNIPQGTTLHHITESTEVPGSGDGTNPTLAELMMTMYDNPVPRQLITLQGSDTANSFSVYGREVEIITSKPNEAASSQAKTGSNKVKTTPVVKFEWEPVYYIGNLVTLHRLNVYAAYSLRGKSGGVVRIINRKTAERALLKDLTGKVVDIAFAYTDDVILAAVDEVGNLLVHSVREGDDKKIQVQLLLKITRPRGTIPTEYHRVIWCPFIPDDCDDSSVTESSTQDASRVLVLTHGEKSEIWNVDMVTREHGSGPLSVDEVEFGLIRIDSHTKAVMDAAFSPDGTALATASLDGEVKFFQVNMSESTSPRCLHQWKPHDGKPLSSLFFLDDHRNSSADTQFWRFAVTGACNNQEIKIWSCESWVCLQTLRFMCPPDLPTNFSAEPCMKAGLDLSAKYLVLSDIKRQVLYVLQIHQDSAANTAHVSSVSEFLLAQTCLSFAILDASKKKFKKVTEESHLDDITTGELDREEGGEDSEHKQEVPTASGIQIKLYTVHPKALQELLIRFRPESTAPPAATPSVSTISHDDTGLQDALSDMSFSLDSSRIDNNTSLQQEQPVLLTPEAFSTTSPRKDLSSTDPVRASGSSTSSLTQVTGLNEEMFSPHSSGDQSVLSEGSTITQTPTEKEDPLSGRYSHDLTPTKLPPTGESLTSIAEITTEDKPSALQKVCVDDLFDSTRQSLGQTLNSTDSSTRQSIENTSSTTGFEVGQLGAQKLSTMKESYDENDEEVAEVLGESYKEEVEEEEEVEESLEDGPQSTQPFEEHSGDMESDPMPTSWPKPPDVRTETQEMEDIQNEEVYTEDDDVQVEEEEEESKAENYDKDEEAGNDMDNLQEGSSEEIEEQIEEASEELQREIIKEIHTREVIRENVDKDAINALNENIQSILAVLEAQNSKIESLQYQLVEQQEFHRQQIESDVVPQQPQNIEEHLGKLEGIVTSRVERMFTQHTQKENQRVRELIQQSEQRDKQRQDRLQQILIQTMNNAVASNMEKQVRQEMANTILPSVTRILEPVKEQMHQEIAQKLTATDSIIRDSIGKMVRSKQTIEALGVAAGNVLQTPIQLAYREAFQNIVVPSFDRAMQNIFQQVNETFVKGTKETTRHLDTHLNEIREKHVEARDPIIAQLRKLTDSFQSSADSIQQQVLSTLQSRINAEIQSALSNLEETIVRYVRQAVKEEVSIAVREQGASISDSVLLAMRSGAVTPVQVTPDPHQVQTQILNLLRQGQLNTAFQQALSASNLDLVVFVCETVNPSQVFNQSPCPLQQPVLLSLIQQLSADIGNNTELKHKYLEEAVMNLDTSNPVTQGHMRGVLIGLIQKLKTYITAHPNDKTTRSLRMLQMASESLLK
- the LOC105322464 gene encoding enhancer of mRNA-decapping protein 4 isoform X1 is translated as MDHGDSPASSLQSTGDTGQLLQELLNLQKSNVLSTGSLNIPQGTTLHHITESTEVPGSGDGTNPTLAELMMTMYDNPVPRQLITLQGSDTANSFSVYGREVEIITSKPNEAASSQAKTGSNKVKTTPVVKFEWEPVYYIGNLVTLHRLNVYAAYSLRGKSGGVVRIINRKTAERALLKDLTGKVVDIAFAYTDDVILAAVDEVGNLLVHSVREGDDKKIQVQLLLKITRPRGTIPTEYHRVIWCPFIPDDCDDSSVTESSTQDASRVLVLTHGEKSEIWNVDMVTREHGSGPLSVDEVEFGLIRIDSHTKAVMDAAFSPDGTALATASLDGEVKFFQVNMSESTSPRCLHQWKPHDGKPLSSLFFLDDHRNSSADTQFWRFAVTGACNNQEIKIWSCESWVCLQTLRFMCPPDLPTNFSAEPCMKAGLDLSAKYLVLSDIKRQVLYVLQIHQDSAANTAHVSSVSEFLLAQTCLSFAILDASKKKFKKVTEESHLDDITTGELDREEGGEDSEHKQEVPTASGIQIKLYTVHPKALQELLIRFRPESTAPPAATPSVSTISHDDTGLQDALSDMSFSLDSSRIDNNTSLQQEQPVLLTPEAFSTTSPRKDLSSTDPVRASGSSTSSLTQVTGLNEEMFSPHSSGDQSVLSEGSTITQTPTEKEDPLSGRYSHDLTPTKLPPTGESLTSIAEITTEDKPSALQKVCVDDLFDSTRQSLGQTLNSTDSSTRQSIENTSSTTGFEVGQLGAQKLSTMKESYDENDEEVAEVLGESYKEEVEEEEEVEESLEDGPQSTQPFEEHSGDMESDPMPTSWPKPPDVRTETQEMEDIQNEEVYTEDDDVQVEEEEEESKAENYDKDEEAGNDMDNLQEGSSEEIEEQIEEASEELQSPKEAPVAIPVAKAREIIKEIHTREVIRENVDKDAINALNENIQSILAVLEAQNSKIESLQYQLVEQQEFHRQQIESDVVPQQPQNIEEHLGKLEGIVTSRVERMFTQHTQKENQRVRELIQQSEQRDKQRQDRLQQILIQTMNNAVASNMEKQVRQEMANTILPSVTRILEPVKEQMHQEIAQKLTATDSIIRDSIGKMVRSKQTIEALGVAAGNVLQTPIQLAYREAFQNIVVPSFDRAMQNIFQQVNETFVKGTKETTRHLDTHLNEIREKHVEARDPIIAQLRKLTDSFQSSADSIQQQVLSTLQSRINAEIQSALSNLEETIVRYVRQAVKEEVSIAVREQGASISDSVLLAMRSGAVTPVQVTPDPHQVQTQILNLLRQGQLNTAFQQALSASNLDLVVFVCETVNPSQVFNQSPCPLQQPVLLSLIQQLSADIGNNTELKHKYLEEAVMNLDTSNPVTQGHMRGVLIGLIQKLKTYITAHPNDKTTRSLRMLQMASESLLK